The following coding sequences are from one Ornithorhynchus anatinus isolate Pmale09 chromosome 18, mOrnAna1.pri.v4, whole genome shotgun sequence window:
- the CDKN2C gene encoding cyclin-dependent kinase 4 inhibitor C, producing the protein MAEPQGNELATAAARGDLERLAHLLQTNVNVNAQNGFGRTALQVMRLGNPAIARLLLVGGADPDLKDGTGFAALHDAARAGYLDTLQTLLEFQADVNVEDRDGNLPLHLAAREGHLPVVRFLLNHTASKVGHRNRHGDTACDLARLYRRSDVVRFMEATAKPGQ; encoded by the exons ATGGCCGAGCCCCAGGGGAACGAGCTGGCCACCGCGGCGGCCAGAGGAGACCTGGAGCGGCTCGCCCATCTCTTGCAAACCAATGTCAACGTCAATGCCCAGAATGGATTCGGCAGGACGGCGCTGCAG GTGATGCGTCTGGGCAACCCGGCCATCGCCCGGCTGCTGCTGGTGGGCGGCGCTGACCCGGACCTGAAGGACGGGACTGGCTTCGCGGCCCTGCACGACGCGGCCCGGGCGGGCTACCTGGACACCCTGCAGACGCTGCTGGAGTTCCAGGCCGATGTCAACGTGGAGGACCGCGACGGCAACCTGCCCCTGCACCTGGCCGCCCGCGAAGGACACCTGCCCGTCGTCCGCTTCCTGCTCAACCACACGGCCAGCAAGGTGGGCCACCGCAACCGACACGGCGACACCGCCTGCGACCTGGCGCGACTCTACCGCCGGAGCGACGTCGTCAGGTTCATGGAGGCCACCGCCAAGCCCGGACAGTGA